In the Pseudomonas sp. DTU_2021_1001937_2_SI_NGA_ILE_001 genome, one interval contains:
- a CDS encoding flagellar protein FlaG, whose amino-acid sequence MDMGVRLNLSYPAAKPASDAVAVDKVAEKKPPVAEAVAPTKESKGSQQDENEQVKTAAAEIQKFLDSIQRKLEFSVDEGSGKVVVKVIASDSGEVVRQIPNEEVLKLADRLSDASSMLFSAKV is encoded by the coding sequence ATGGATATGGGCGTTAGGCTGAACTTGTCTTATCCAGCCGCTAAACCGGCGAGTGATGCTGTCGCAGTGGATAAGGTGGCTGAGAAAAAACCTCCCGTTGCTGAAGCTGTGGCTCCGACGAAAGAGAGTAAAGGCTCACAGCAGGATGAAAATGAGCAGGTCAAGACTGCCGCTGCCGAGATCCAGAAGTTTCTCGATTCCATCCAGCGCAAGCTGGAGTTTTCAGTGGACGAAGGTTCTGGCAAGGTAGTGGTGAAGGTAATTGCAAGTGATTCTGGCGAGGTGGTTCGGCAGATTCCCAACGAGGAAGTGCTGAAACTGGCGGATCGCTTGAGTGACGCAAGCAGCATGCTGTTCAGTGCCAAGGTCTGA
- a CDS encoding flagellin domain-containing protein, with protein sequence MALTVNTNVASLNVQKNLGRASDALATSMTRLSSGLKINSAKDDAAGLQIATRINSQIKGQTMAIKNANDGISIAQTAEGALQESTNILQRMRELAVQSRNDSNSSTDRDALNKEFTQMSEELTRIAQSTNLNGKNLIDGTASTMTFQVGSNTGSSNQISLTLSQDFGASALGVDSAISIAGSDSADAETKFSAAIAAIDSALSLVNSSRADLGAAQNRLSSTISNLQNINENASAALGRVQDTDFAAETAQLTKQQTLQQASTSVLAQANQLPSAVLKLLQ encoded by the coding sequence ATGGCTTTAACAGTAAACACCAACGTTGCCTCCTTGAACGTTCAGAAGAACCTGGGTCGCGCTTCCGACGCTCTGGCTACCTCCATGACCCGTCTGTCTTCGGGCCTGAAGATCAACAGCGCCAAAGACGACGCCGCCGGTCTGCAGATCGCTACCCGCATCAACTCGCAGATCAAAGGCCAGACCATGGCCATCAAGAACGCCAACGACGGCATCTCGATCGCCCAGACCGCTGAAGGCGCCCTGCAAGAATCCACCAACATCCTGCAGCGTATGCGTGAACTGGCCGTTCAGTCCCGTAACGACAGCAACAGCTCCACTGATCGTGATGCGCTGAACAAAGAGTTCACTCAGATGAGTGAAGAGCTGACCCGTATCGCTCAGAGCACCAACCTGAACGGTAAGAACCTGATCGACGGCACCGCCAGCACCATGACCTTCCAGGTCGGCTCCAACACTGGCTCGTCCAACCAGATCAGCCTGACCCTGAGCCAGGACTTCGGTGCCAGCGCCCTGGGCGTGGACTCCGCCATCAGCATCGCCGGCTCTGACAGCGCTGATGCCGAAACCAAGTTCTCGGCCGCCATCGCTGCCATCGACTCGGCTCTGTCGCTGGTGAACTCCAGCCGTGCGGACCTCGGTGCTGCTCAGAACCGTCTGTCGAGCACCATCTCCAACCTGCAGAACATCAACGAGAACGCCAGCGCCGCTCTGGGTCGTGTACAAGACACCGACTTCGCTGCTGAAACTGCCCAGCTGACCAAGCAGCAGACTCTGCAGCAAGCCTCGACTTCGGTCCTGGCCCAGGCTAACCAGCTGCCTTCCGCTGTACTGAAACTGCTCCAGTAA
- a CDS encoding ketoacyl-ACP synthase III codes for MIGIKSIASYVPTAGVDNYAQGARFGKDEEFILGKIGSTFLPRKDAAQETSDLCVEAVNALLASNPQLSRDSIDVLIVVTQNGDEEGLPHTAAIVQDKLGLSTAVAAFDISLGCSGYVYGIYAIKGFMEAAGLKNGVLVTADPYSKIVDPDDRNTTMLFGDAATATWMGEDAPWQLGKAKFGTDGSGAPHLKVSDGVFYMNGRQVFNFALLKVPAHLHELLDESGIKAEDIDAFCIHQGSAAIVDAVARRFEEQPEKFVKDMVETGNTVSSSIPLLIEKHVLGSSWQRVALSGFGVGLSWGSAILYRA; via the coding sequence ATGATTGGCATAAAAAGCATAGCGAGTTACGTGCCCACCGCTGGGGTGGACAACTACGCGCAAGGCGCCAGGTTCGGCAAGGATGAAGAGTTCATCCTCGGCAAGATCGGCTCCACCTTTTTGCCGCGCAAAGACGCTGCGCAGGAAACCTCCGACCTGTGCGTCGAAGCCGTGAATGCCCTGTTGGCCAGCAACCCGCAGTTGAGCCGCGACAGTATCGATGTGCTGATCGTCGTCACCCAGAATGGCGATGAAGAAGGTCTGCCGCATACGGCGGCCATCGTTCAGGACAAGCTGGGCCTGTCGACCGCCGTGGCGGCGTTCGATATTTCCCTCGGCTGCTCGGGTTACGTCTACGGCATCTATGCGATCAAAGGCTTCATGGAGGCCGCTGGCCTGAAGAACGGCGTGCTGGTTACCGCCGACCCCTATTCGAAGATCGTCGACCCGGATGACCGCAACACCACCATGTTGTTTGGCGATGCAGCCACCGCCACTTGGATGGGTGAGGACGCCCCCTGGCAGTTGGGCAAGGCCAAGTTCGGCACTGACGGCTCGGGCGCACCGCATCTTAAGGTCAGCGATGGCGTGTTCTACATGAATGGCCGCCAGGTGTTCAATTTCGCCTTGCTCAAGGTGCCGGCGCACCTGCACGAATTGCTCGACGAGTCTGGCATCAAGGCTGAAGACATCGACGCCTTCTGCATCCACCAGGGCAGCGCGGCGATCGTCGACGCCGTGGCCCGGCGTTTCGAAGAGCAGCCCGAGAAGTTCGTCAAGGACATGGTCGAGACCGGCAACACCGTGTCGTCGAGCATTCCGCTGCTGATCGAGAAGCACGTGCTGGGCTCCTCGTGGCAGCGGGTGGCACTGAGCGGCTTTGGTGTAGGCTTGTCCTGGGGTTCGGCGATCCTCTATCGCGCCTGA